The following proteins are encoded in a genomic region of Deltaproteobacteria bacterium:
- a CDS encoding ABC transporter substrate-binding protein encodes MFQRTIAVILLVASFGFGGTPFAETAGKKQASEGSPTRAIQDLDTLLDSYKVDASTPEEIRQNEELKKKVIHGTFDIRELCRLALAQHWQTLSERDKEAFVDLMTRLLEKKAVFSKEQSRSKSGGSSKASYYVTYLGEKFLNSEKTKAQTESRVNIPSETIQVSLDYKLKKVDSGWKIFDVIVEGASLLDNYKFQFDKIIKKDGYPDLIRRMQSKLNDLEKK; translated from the coding sequence ATGTTTCAACGAACGATCGCAGTCATTTTGCTGGTGGCTTCTTTTGGATTCGGTGGCACACCCTTTGCCGAAACGGCGGGTAAAAAACAGGCCTCGGAAGGATCCCCGACCCGGGCCATCCAGGACTTAGATACCCTTCTGGACAGCTATAAGGTGGATGCCTCCACGCCAGAAGAGATCAGACAAAATGAAGAACTCAAGAAGAAGGTTATTCATGGGACGTTTGACATTCGCGAACTCTGCCGCCTCGCCCTGGCACAACACTGGCAGACGCTTTCTGAAAGAGACAAAGAGGCCTTTGTGGATCTGATGACCCGTCTTCTGGAAAAAAAGGCGGTTTTTTCCAAGGAACAGAGTCGCAGTAAATCCGGAGGGTCGTCCAAGGCCTCCTATTATGTCACTTATCTTGGTGAAAAGTTTCTCAATTCTGAAAAGACGAAGGCCCAGACGGAGAGCCGGGTCAATATTCCCTCCGAGACTATACAGGTCAGTCTTGATTACAAACTGAAGAAGGTTGATTCCGGTTGGAAGATTTTTGACGTGATCGTCGAAGGGGCGAGCCTTTTGGATAACTATAAGTTCCAGTTCGACAAGATCATCAAGAAAGACGGCTACCCGGATCTGATCCGGCGTATGCAATCCAAACTGAACGATCTGGAAAAAAAGTAA
- a CDS encoding TolC family protein, whose protein sequence is MSRLKIIIILFLVAMGLPVRGQDSDITKEPPPPARIRVEKLFNGFDKVPEDQILRLNLDECLARAAQHNEELKASDYDKEIAEEKLQEAKIIGSPIIEYEYNLAPTPQRVDDAAKSFFTGDITVFNRFKLGIGTPLSTFGKIKLGQELARSGIEAELFKKEQKKSDLLFKVKQLYNGILLARELDRLLDAALERVQKEVEKREQEEEGSDPSELLKLKLFLLELEKKVEESEKKKILAREALKVQMGLDRSVPFDIKDTRLRPVSVDLEKFDTYRDEAMTHRPEVKLLEIGLGAREKLYRLERRKWTPNLGVGAFFEIGRAPYVTGVIATDDFNNPFNFTRAGFGLQLKGQFDFHTQNSKIRQARSEVKKTEIQKELATKGITLELKEAYMDLQSAKADLERSEESGKLSRRLLFLTQSSFDIGLAESKDLVDAVQSFLTTRGQYFEAVFNYNVAVAKLDQKSGRVAGE, encoded by the coding sequence GTGAGCAGGCTTAAGATTATTATCATCCTTTTTCTGGTCGCTATGGGCCTGCCGGTTCGTGGTCAGGATTCCGATATAACAAAGGAGCCCCCGCCGCCAGCCCGTATCCGGGTTGAAAAACTGTTTAACGGTTTTGATAAAGTGCCTGAGGATCAGATATTAAGGCTCAATCTGGATGAGTGTCTGGCCCGTGCCGCCCAGCACAATGAGGAGCTCAAGGCGAGTGATTATGACAAAGAAATTGCTGAAGAGAAATTACAGGAGGCAAAGATTATCGGGTCGCCGATCATTGAGTATGAATATAACCTTGCCCCGACACCGCAACGGGTTGACGATGCCGCCAAGAGCTTCTTCACCGGGGATATCACCGTTTTTAACCGGTTCAAGCTGGGGATCGGGACACCCCTTTCCACCTTCGGAAAGATCAAACTGGGTCAGGAGCTGGCGCGATCAGGGATTGAGGCCGAGTTGTTCAAGAAGGAGCAGAAAAAATCGGATCTCCTTTTCAAGGTCAAACAGCTTTACAATGGGATTTTGCTCGCCAGGGAACTGGATCGGCTCCTGGATGCCGCTCTCGAGCGTGTTCAAAAAGAGGTGGAGAAGAGGGAACAGGAGGAAGAGGGAAGCGACCCCTCGGAACTTCTCAAATTAAAGCTTTTTCTTCTCGAATTAGAAAAAAAGGTTGAAGAATCCGAAAAAAAGAAGATTCTGGCCAGAGAGGCGCTGAAGGTCCAGATGGGGCTTGACCGGTCGGTCCCCTTCGATATTAAGGATACCCGTTTGAGACCGGTTTCTGTGGATCTGGAAAAATTTGACACCTACCGGGATGAGGCGATGACCCACCGTCCCGAGGTTAAACTTCTGGAAATCGGCCTTGGGGCCAGAGAGAAGCTCTACCGGCTGGAGAGGCGAAAGTGGACTCCCAACCTTGGGGTGGGGGCCTTTTTTGAGATCGGGCGTGCCCCTTACGTGACCGGGGTTATTGCCACGGACGATTTTAACAATCCGTTCAACTTTACCCGGGCTGGGTTCGGCCTGCAGTTGAAGGGGCAGTTCGATTTCCACACGCAGAACTCAAAAATCCGCCAGGCGCGAAGCGAGGTGAAAAAGACCGAGATTCAGAAAGAATTGGCCACAAAGGGGATCACGCTGGAGCTGAAAGAGGCCTACATGGACCTGCAGAGCGCCAAGGCCGATCTGGAAAGGTCTGAGGAGTCCGGAAAACTGTCCCGAAGACTGCTTTTTCTGACCCAGAGCAGTTTTGATATCGGTCTTGCCGAATCAAAGGACCTGGTGGATGCCGTGCAGTCATTCCTGACGACCCGTGGACAATATTTTGAGGCGGTTTTTAATTACAACGTTGCTGTCGCCAAGCTGGATCAAAAAAGTGGAAGAGTTGCCGGAGAATAA
- a CDS encoding MCE family protein, translated as MMMRDRERQQNLKIGLFAVIGLLILAYATIQVSDRKLSSQGTYTVSLVLNSATGLTKKTPVQIAGVQVGYVAGLELVDNRKANVLLRINKEVQLTKDVTAQVRTKGFLGETYIDLMPGSPGKGYLAAGEQITAVNPYVDLSELTSKLNAIAEDIKEVTGSMKRHFVEGGNWDQIMNNFAILSDKLNNSLGYVSSISRKIDEGKGTIGRLVNDEETAENLKEATKGLSETLGGVNRLQAEIGYHLEYLGDSKSVKNYVGLGLKPRPDKAFLLELVVDPDPSPRRRVTTTDVTTGGVTTQVVSDQQVVEKNKLLISAQLAKSFYDFTLRGGIIESTGGVGADYKVGPFGLTFSAFDFRTKDQQRPHLKAYGRANLTRNFFLLSGVDDFISKQRDPDWFVGAGFQIIDEDIKSIFGAARFR; from the coding sequence TTGATGATGCGTGACAGAGAGAGACAGCAGAATTTAAAAATCGGTCTTTTTGCCGTGATCGGTCTCCTGATTCTGGCCTATGCTACCATCCAGGTGAGCGACCGGAAACTCTCATCACAGGGGACCTATACGGTTTCGCTGGTCCTTAATTCAGCAACCGGTCTGACCAAAAAAACGCCGGTGCAGATTGCCGGTGTCCAGGTCGGCTATGTAGCCGGCTTGGAGTTGGTGGACAATCGGAAGGCCAACGTCCTGCTCCGCATCAACAAGGAAGTCCAGTTGACAAAAGATGTTACCGCCCAGGTCCGGACCAAGGGGTTTTTGGGCGAAACCTACATCGATCTGATGCCCGGATCACCGGGAAAGGGATATCTGGCCGCAGGGGAACAGATTACCGCTGTCAATCCCTACGTGGACCTCTCTGAGCTGACCTCCAAGTTAAATGCTATCGCTGAGGATATCAAGGAAGTGACCGGTTCGATGAAGAGGCATTTTGTAGAGGGGGGGAACTGGGATCAGATCATGAACAACTTTGCTATCCTCTCGGACAAGCTGAACAACAGCTTGGGTTATGTCTCCAGCATTTCCAGGAAGATTGACGAGGGAAAGGGGACGATCGGCCGTCTCGTCAACGATGAAGAAACCGCTGAGAACCTGAAGGAAGCGACCAAAGGGTTATCGGAGACGCTGGGGGGGGTGAACCGCCTTCAGGCGGAGATCGGTTATCACCTTGAGTATCTGGGAGATTCCAAAAGTGTGAAAAATTATGTTGGTCTTGGTTTGAAGCCGAGACCGGACAAGGCCTTTCTCCTGGAACTTGTTGTCGATCCGGACCCCTCGCCGAGGCGCCGTGTGACCACCACGGATGTGACGACCGGCGGTGTGACGACACAGGTTGTGAGCGATCAGCAGGTTGTGGAGAAGAACAAACTTTTGATCTCAGCCCAGCTCGCCAAGAGTTTTTATGACTTTACCCTGCGCGGTGGGATCATTGAATCCACAGGAGGGGTGGGGGCCGATTACAAAGTAGGACCGTTTGGGCTCACCTTTTCTGCCTTTGACTTCAGGACGAAGGATCAACAACGCCCCCACTTGAAGGCGTACGGACGGGCCAATCTGACACGCAATTTTTTCCTCCTGTCCGGGGTTGATGATTTTATCTCCAAACAGCGTGACCCTGACTGGTTTGTCGGGGCCGGTTTTCAGATTATTGACGAGGATATTAAGTCGATCTTTGGCGCCGCGAGGTTTCGGTGA
- a CDS encoding ABC transporter ATP-binding protein, with protein MIQLKHLSKSFGSNKVLNDLNLEIPREKITVILGRSGCGKSVLLKHVIGLLRPDAGDVTVDGVSLNRLSDKELALFRRRFGMLFQSAALFDSLTVFENVAFPLREHSGLSPDKIETVVKKKLEAVGLSGIEDRRPSELSGGMRKRVGLARAIALEPKIILYDEPTTGLDPIMTSAINRLIVEMPGRLKITSVVISHDIESTFFIADKVALLHEGRIVAQGSPEEIKKSDLPVVRQFLEGKD; from the coding sequence ATGATCCAACTGAAACACCTTTCCAAAAGTTTTGGTTCGAATAAAGTTCTGAACGATCTCAATCTGGAGATCCCTCGAGAGAAAATCACCGTCATTTTGGGGCGGAGCGGTTGTGGGAAGAGTGTCCTCTTGAAGCATGTTATCGGCTTGTTACGGCCGGATGCCGGTGATGTGACGGTTGATGGGGTTTCTCTCAACCGGTTATCTGATAAGGAGCTGGCGTTGTTTCGCCGCCGGTTCGGGATGCTCTTTCAGAGCGCCGCCCTCTTTGACTCCCTGACTGTTTTTGAAAATGTCGCTTTTCCCCTCAGGGAACATTCGGGGCTCTCTCCGGACAAGATCGAGACCGTTGTGAAGAAAAAATTGGAGGCGGTTGGGCTTTCTGGGATAGAGGACAGGAGGCCCTCTGAACTTTCGGGCGGGATGCGAAAAAGGGTTGGACTTGCCAGGGCCATTGCGTTAGAACCAAAAATTATTTTGTACGATGAGCCAACCACAGGCCTGGATCCGATCATGACCAGTGCCATCAACCGACTTATTGTGGAGATGCCGGGGCGTTTGAAGATAACCTCCGTGGTCATCAGCCATGATATTGAATCCACATTCTTTATTGCCGATAAAGTGGCTCTGCTTCATGAGGGGCGGATTGTGGCCCAAGGCAGTCCGGAAGAGATAAAAAAATCGGATCTGCCGGTCGTTCGCCAATTTTTAGAGGGAAAGGACTAA
- a CDS encoding ABC transporter permease, whose product MTQLIETIGELVRRTVQEVGRFFSFALSFFRWLFVSPFRWSLLRQQMEFLGVQSFPVIALTGLFTGMVFALQTAYAFRLFNAESLIGSTVGLALSREIGPVFTALMVTARAGSAMAAEIGSMRVTEQVDALESMAVNPVHYLVVPRVVAGFVMVPLLYGFFIFIGIIGSYFVAVSLLGLPEAPFFHKLYYYVDMDDIVGGMMKASVFGLLLTLLSCHRGYRTSGGAQGVGRATTQAVVISSVVILVMDYFLTAWILEFFPEF is encoded by the coding sequence ATGACACAATTGATTGAAACAATCGGGGAGTTGGTTCGGAGGACCGTCCAGGAGGTGGGCCGGTTTTTTAGTTTTGCCCTCTCTTTTTTCCGGTGGCTTTTTGTCTCCCCTTTCCGCTGGTCCCTCCTGAGACAACAGATGGAGTTTTTAGGGGTCCAGTCTTTCCCGGTGATTGCCCTGACCGGTCTTTTCACCGGGATGGTTTTTGCCCTGCAGACTGCCTATGCCTTCCGCCTGTTTAATGCGGAATCCCTCATCGGTTCGACGGTCGGGCTCGCCCTGAGCCGTGAGATCGGCCCCGTTTTTACCGCCCTCATGGTCACGGCGCGGGCCGGTTCGGCGATGGCGGCGGAGATCGGTTCGATGCGGGTTACGGAACAGGTCGATGCCCTGGAATCGATGGCGGTCAACCCGGTCCATTACCTTGTTGTCCCCCGGGTGGTGGCCGGTTTTGTGATGGTGCCGCTCCTCTACGGCTTTTTTATCTTTATCGGCATCATCGGTTCCTATTTTGTGGCGGTCTCCCTCCTGGGTCTTCCGGAAGCCCCCTTCTTTCACAAACTTTATTACTATGTGGATATGGATGATATTGTCGGCGGGATGATGAAGGCCTCTGTTTTTGGCCTCCTTCTAACGCTCCTCTCCTGCCACCGGGGGTACCGCACTTCAGGGGGGGCGCAAGGGGTGGGGAGGGCAACAACCCAGGCGGTGGTGATCTCTTCGGTGGTTATCCTGGTGATGGATTATTTTCTCACGGCGTGGATTTTAGAATTTTTCCCGGAGTTTTAA